The Kosakonia sp. SMBL-WEM22 sequence CCCTTTGAAGTGCAGAGCCTGCCAAGCGCCTCGTTCAACCTCATTCAGCAGGTGGGGCGCCTGATCCGCAGCCATGAGTGTCGCGGTGAAGTGGTGATCTACGATAAGCGGCTATTGACCAAGAGTTATGGGAAACGCCTGCTTGATGCACTGCCAATATTTCCAATTTCCCAACCGCCGATGCCTGACGTTATAGTGAAGAAACCAGAACAGAAGCGCCGCAAGCGCCGTTAACGATGTGAGCACGCAAGGAGAGTCCATGGATTACCGCACCATCATTAAAGAGGTTGGCCGGGGGAAAAATCACGCTCGCGACCTTGATATTGACACCGCCCGCAGCCTCTACGCGAGGATGCTCAACGGCGAGGTACCGGAACTGGAGATGGGCGCGATCCTGATTGCGCTGCGCATTAAAGGGGAGGGGGAGGCTGAAATGCGTGGCTTCTACGCGGCGATGCAGGATCGCACCATGAAGCTAACGCCGCCGGTGGCGAAACCGATGCCGGTTGTTATCCCGAGCTATAACGGCGCGCGCAAGCAGGCAAACCTGACGCCGCTGCTGGCGATCCTGCTCAACAAACTGGGTTTTCCGGTGGTGGTGCACGGCGTTAGCGAAGATCCGACCCGCGTTGTCAGCGAAACCATTTTTGCCCTGTTAGGTATTGAAGCGACGACGCTTGCCGGACAGGCGCAGGCGAAGCTGGAAGGGCATCAGCCGGTCTATATTCCGGTAAGCGCCCTCTGCCCACCGCTGGAAGATCAATTGGGGCTGCGCTGGCGCATGGGCGTGCGCAACAGCGCGCATACGCTGGCAAAGCTGGCGACCCCCTTTGCCGAAGAGGCGGCGCTGCGCCTCTCCAGCGTGTCGCACCCGGAGTACCTCACCCGCGTGGGGAAATTCTTTGCTGATATCGGTGGGCGCGGCCTGTTGATGCAGGGCACCGAAGGGGAGGTGTATGCCAACCCGCAGCGCTGCCCGCAGATGAACCTTATCGATCCCGCAGGTGAGCGCGTACTCTTTGCCCGCAGCGATGCGGCGCTTGAACCTGCTTCCGGCGGTGCGGCGAAAGATGCAGACAGCACCGCGCGCTGGATCGAGCACTGCCTGAGCGGACGCGAAGCGGTACCGGAGTCATTAAAAGTGCAGCTGGCCTGCTGCCTGGTGGCGAGCGGCGAAGCGCAAACGCTGGAAGAGGGAATGGCGCGCGTCGCGGCGACATTTGGATAAAAAAAAGCCCGTCACAATCCTGGACGGGCCATGCAAAGGGCAATAAGGGTCAATGAGGGTGGTGCATCCGGCAGAGGGTTAGAATGCCGGGGTAAAACGCGGGTCTGGTTACTTATAGATAACCGCAGTACCGCTCAGCTTGTTGTTACCGCTGGTGGACTGGATACTGTAGCCGGAAGCGCCTGCCGCTTTCGCTTTTTCTGCCAGGCGTGCTTCAAGGCCGTCCAGCGTGGTTGCGCCATGGGCGGAGACCACACCAATTTTATTCAGATCGCCTGCCTGAGCAGGGTTAACGGGTTGCGCCGCAAAAGCACCGAAAGAGAGTGTAGATAATGCGACAGCAGCAACAGCATATTTAATGGCGTTCATGGGGTTTCTCTCGCAGGTTATACTGAATTTGGGACTATGTTCCGTCGATGTGATAAGTATCACAGTTTTTTATCAGCGAGAAAATCGAAGAGAATTGAAAGCCTTGTTCTAAAAAATTGAACAATAGTTAAGTTTTTGAAAATTAAAGGTTAAAAAGATAAAAAAGCGGCAAAGAGGTGTATTGCATCGCGGGGTGAAAATAAGCGGCACATTTTGCGACAAGCGAAGCGGAAAAGTATGAAGGTAAAGGTAAGTGCTTATCCTGCCGGGAAGCGTCAGGAAAAGTCAGCGTAGCTGGCTATCCTTCGAACCTCTGCGATTATATCCTGAATATGTTGAGTTATGTAAATCTTTCTCCTGCTGACATTTCACGCACAGCCGCACACCGGGAATCGCTTTTCGCCGCGCTTCCGGGATCTTATCACCGCACTCTTCACACTCTGTAAGGCTCTCGCCACCGGGGATATCCCGGCGCGCGCGGGCGACTGCATCTTCAATGGTGCTGTCGATCTGCTGCTGTACCGCATCGTCGTTTGCCCAACCTGAAGCCATAATCTCCTCCTCTGTAGTCATTAAGTATAGACGCTATAAAGGGGCACGAGGTTGTCGGCCGGATAAGGCGGAACGGCGTAGGCCGGATAAGCGTGTAACGCGCCATCTGGCATTCTCGCCGCGGCATACACTGCCGGATGGCGGCTGCGCCTTATCCGGCCTACCAAAACGAGCCTACAGCGACACCTTCGTTGCTTTTACCTGCGATTTCACAGCGAGGGGGTTGTGTCCCCGCTGAAATCGGCGAACCGGAGCGGGAATGACAAGGTCTGGACGCCATGGATGGCGGACAGAGGCGAACCGAGGCATGGAGCGAGTCCCGTAGGGGCGAGCAAGCCGAGTCGAGCCGGCCGCAGTCAGGCACGCGGGAGGTGAGCGCAGTGCGCAGCACCGATTTCCTTGCGGGGCCGCGGGGATTGATAAGGGGAGCGCGGCCGCTTCCCTTATCCCGTTCACCGCATAGGTGGTTAATGAAACTCCCCAATGCCTGGTGAACGGAACAATGCCACCAAAGACATATGCAACCCCATCGCCGGATGGCGCGTACCGCTTATCCGGCCTACGCCGTTTCAGGAATATTCGTTTTATAGGGCATGAGGTAGAAGTGCCGCTGATAAGAGTCTGGCGGCGTGGTTTTAACGATTATCCGGCCGAACCAAATCGAAGCGCTGATCCTCGCTAATACCGTAATAAGCGGAAGGCCCTCCGGCACGCAGCACCGGCTGCGCCTTCGCCGTCTGGTAGATACCCGCTTCGAGCAGCGACTCATCAATATGCACCGCCACCACTTCTCCCAGTACCAGCCAGCTCTCAATTGGGCTGCCGTCGGCGGCGGTGAGCTGAATGCACTGCGAAAGGCGGCACTCAAAGTTAACCGGGCTTTCCGCCACGCGCGGGGCGCGCACCAGGCGGCTCTCGGCCGGCGTCAGCCCGGCGCGGGCGAACTCATCTTCGCCGTGCGCCAGCGATGCGGAGGTCTCATTCATCTGTACCGCCAAATCGCGGGTGGTTAAATTCCAGACAAACTCTTTACTCTCGACAATATTCTGCACGCTATCTTTCCAGCCGCTGCTGGCGAAACCAATAATCGGCGGACGGTAGTTAAAACAGTTGAAGAAGCTATAGGGCGCAAGGTTGCGGCGGCCTTGCCCGTCCAGCGAGGCGATCCAGCCGATAGGGCGCGGGCCGACAATGGCATTCAGCGGGTCGTGCGGCAGGCCATGACCTTTCGCGGGCTCATAAAAATACATAGCGTCTCCTGATGACAAAAAGTTTCTTCAGGCTCCCTTATTTACCCGGCTGGCGTCAACGGGTATCTTACGCCGCTATTAACAGGAG is a genomic window containing:
- a CDS encoding flavin reductase family protein; this translates as MYFYEPAKGHGLPHDPLNAIVGPRPIGWIASLDGQGRRNLAPYSFFNCFNYRPPIIGFASSGWKDSVQNIVESKEFVWNLTTRDLAVQMNETSASLAHGEDEFARAGLTPAESRLVRAPRVAESPVNFECRLSQCIQLTAADGSPIESWLVLGEVVAVHIDESLLEAGIYQTAKAQPVLRAGGPSAYYGISEDQRFDLVRPDNR
- the ybiB gene encoding DNA-binding protein YbiB; this encodes MDYRTIIKEVGRGKNHARDLDIDTARSLYARMLNGEVPELEMGAILIALRIKGEGEAEMRGFYAAMQDRTMKLTPPVAKPMPVVIPSYNGARKQANLTPLLAILLNKLGFPVVVHGVSEDPTRVVSETIFALLGIEATTLAGQAQAKLEGHQPVYIPVSALCPPLEDQLGLRWRMGVRNSAHTLAKLATPFAEEAALRLSSVSHPEYLTRVGKFFADIGGRGLLMQGTEGEVYANPQRCPQMNLIDPAGERVLFARSDAALEPASGGAAKDADSTARWIEHCLSGREAVPESLKVQLACCLVASGEAQTLEEGMARVAATFG
- a CDS encoding DksA/TraR family C4-type zinc finger protein produces the protein MASGWANDDAVQQQIDSTIEDAVARARRDIPGGESLTECEECGDKIPEARRKAIPGVRLCVKCQQEKDLHNSTYSGYNRRGSKDSQLR
- the ybiJ gene encoding DUF1471 family protein YbiJ, whose product is MNAIKYAVAAVALSTLSFGAFAAQPVNPAQAGDLNKIGVVSAHGATTLDGLEARLAEKAKAAGASGYSIQSTSGNNKLSGTAVIYK